One genomic window of Georgenia soli includes the following:
- a CDS encoding carbohydrate ABC transporter permease has protein sequence MADKIRKGILLILGLLWLLPVYLMLANAAKTNDQYGVVSVWQAVGASGLFENVSQAWTRGRISEGIASTALYSVVAPALAVLIGAATGFAIVALRLKHGFFWFVVIFSATVFPLQMLLMPLFIGYVETGLYDTRTGMILVYTVISVPFAAFVMRNFFTGVAYQVFEAAVMDGASTWRIFWRIYLPMSTSALVAIFILQATLIWNDLLLGLTLTQSSETRPVMTALSALQTTYGGSTMPTVLAGGLIVSIPTVLLFLLTQRAFTRGLALGQF, from the coding sequence ATGGCAGACAAGATCCGTAAGGGCATCCTGCTAATCCTCGGCCTGCTCTGGCTGCTGCCCGTCTACCTCATGCTCGCCAACGCAGCCAAGACGAACGACCAGTACGGGGTCGTGTCCGTCTGGCAAGCCGTGGGCGCGTCCGGGCTCTTCGAGAACGTCAGCCAGGCGTGGACTCGCGGACGAATCTCCGAGGGCATCGCCTCCACCGCCCTGTACAGCGTCGTCGCGCCGGCCCTGGCCGTACTCATTGGTGCCGCCACCGGGTTCGCGATTGTCGCGCTGCGGCTGAAGCACGGCTTCTTCTGGTTCGTGGTGATCTTCTCCGCGACGGTCTTCCCGCTGCAGATGCTGTTGATGCCGCTGTTCATCGGATACGTGGAGACCGGGCTGTACGACACCCGCACCGGCATGATCCTCGTCTACACGGTCATCTCCGTGCCCTTCGCCGCCTTCGTCATGCGGAACTTCTTCACCGGCGTGGCCTACCAGGTGTTCGAGGCCGCCGTGATGGACGGGGCGTCCACCTGGCGCATCTTCTGGCGCATCTACCTCCCGATGTCCACCAGTGCGCTCGTCGCGATCTTCATTCTGCAGGCGACGCTCATCTGGAACGACCTGCTGCTCGGCCTCACGCTCACGCAGTCCTCCGAGACCCGCCCGGTGATGACGGCGCTCTCGGCGCTGCAGACCACCTACGGCGGATCGACGATGCCCACGGTCCTGGCCGGTGGCCTGATCGTCTCGATCCCGACGGTGTTGCTCTTCCTGCTCACCCAGCGGGCCTTCACCCGGGGCCTCGCCCTGGGCCAGTTCTGA
- a CDS encoding SDR family oxidoreductase yields the protein MSDTSWAGRTVLVTGAGAGIGRGIADLLVEGGATVIGVDRDTDALAAAEGAGGPGRFEAAPADVTDREQLAAVAERVSADHGGLDGLVCAAGIQRYGSVDTTDPRTYAEVMDVNVGGAFHACAVGVPLIRARGGGAVVLVSSAQAYATQRDVAAYAASKSALLGLMRAMAIDHAPQGIRVNAVCPGSIDTPMLRWAASLFSQGRTPDEVVADWGSTHPVGRVGTTREVAEAVAFLLSARAAFITGADLKVDGGLTAGLAAALPKAEA from the coding sequence GTGTCTGACACAAGCTGGGCCGGGCGCACCGTCCTGGTCACCGGAGCCGGCGCCGGCATCGGCCGCGGTATCGCGGACCTCCTCGTCGAGGGAGGAGCCACAGTCATTGGGGTCGACCGCGACACCGACGCCCTCGCCGCAGCCGAAGGCGCCGGGGGTCCGGGGAGGTTCGAGGCCGCGCCCGCGGACGTCACTGACCGTGAGCAACTGGCCGCTGTCGCCGAGCGGGTCTCCGCCGATCACGGTGGGCTTGACGGACTGGTGTGCGCCGCGGGGATACAGCGATACGGCAGTGTCGACACCACCGATCCCCGCACCTACGCCGAGGTCATGGACGTCAACGTCGGTGGGGCGTTCCACGCCTGCGCGGTCGGCGTGCCACTGATCCGCGCCCGTGGCGGGGGTGCGGTCGTGCTCGTCTCCTCCGCGCAGGCCTACGCCACGCAGAGGGACGTCGCCGCCTACGCGGCGAGCAAGTCCGCCTTACTGGGGCTCATGCGCGCCATGGCCATCGACCACGCCCCCCAGGGGATCCGGGTCAACGCCGTGTGCCCCGGATCCATCGACACGCCCATGCTGCGCTGGGCCGCATCCCTGTTCAGCCAGGGCAGAACGCCCGACGAGGTCGTGGCCGACTGGGGCAGCACCCACCCCGTTGGCCGGGTGGGAACCACCCGCGAAGTCGCTGAGGCGGTGGCGTTCCTCCTGTCCGCACGCGCCGCATTCATCACCGGAGCTGATCTCAAGGTCGACGGCGGGCTCACCGCCGGTCTGGCCGCCGCACTACCGAAGGCAGAGGCATGA
- a CDS encoding enolase C-terminal domain-like protein encodes MTIPGSGLRIAEIRATTVTVPLEAPLRHSNGAHWGRFVRTIVEVETTSGLVGLGEMGGGGQSAEAAIAALNPYLVGHDPARTEALRFMLANPTASLYNNRTQLLAAVEFACLDLLGQHTGLPVHALLGGAVRGEVEFASYLFYRYASGDTTGEVRTPDQLVDHALTLKAEHGFTVHKLKGGVFPPDYERECYRALADALPGDRFRYDPNGALSVEEAIRFARGIEDLDNDYIEDPCYGLNGMRRLRENTRIPTATNTVVVNFEQLAANVLHPAVDVVLLDTTFWGGIRPCVKAAGVAETFQLGIAVHSSGELGIQLATMLHLGAVLPNLTFAADAHYHHLLDDVITGGKMPYTDGRITVPSAPGLGVSLDRDKVAQYSELYRELGPYAYDRDPGRPDWYPLLPNADFADPRVTGRPAALSNNSY; translated from the coding sequence ATGACGATCCCTGGAAGCGGCCTGCGTATCGCCGAGATACGGGCCACCACCGTGACCGTCCCGCTGGAGGCACCGCTACGGCACAGCAACGGCGCCCACTGGGGGCGATTCGTCCGGACCATCGTCGAGGTCGAGACGACCAGCGGTCTGGTGGGCCTCGGCGAGATGGGCGGGGGTGGACAGAGCGCCGAGGCGGCGATTGCGGCCCTCAATCCCTACCTCGTCGGTCACGATCCGGCGCGCACCGAGGCCCTCAGATTCATGCTGGCCAACCCCACTGCCAGCCTCTACAACAACCGGACCCAGCTGCTGGCCGCTGTTGAGTTCGCCTGCCTCGACCTCCTCGGTCAGCACACCGGTCTGCCCGTCCATGCCCTGCTCGGAGGGGCGGTCCGGGGCGAGGTGGAGTTCGCCAGCTACTTGTTCTACCGCTACGCCTCGGGTGACACCACCGGAGAAGTCCGCACTCCCGACCAGCTGGTGGATCACGCCTTGACTCTCAAGGCCGAGCACGGTTTCACCGTGCACAAACTCAAGGGGGGAGTGTTCCCGCCCGACTACGAGCGGGAGTGCTATCGGGCGCTGGCCGACGCGCTGCCAGGGGACCGGTTCCGCTACGACCCCAACGGGGCACTCAGCGTGGAAGAAGCGATTCGCTTCGCACGAGGCATCGAGGACCTCGACAACGACTACATCGAGGACCCCTGCTACGGACTCAACGGCATGCGCAGGCTCCGGGAGAACACCCGCATCCCGACCGCCACGAACACCGTCGTCGTTAACTTCGAGCAGCTGGCGGCCAACGTCCTGCACCCGGCCGTCGACGTCGTGCTCCTGGACACCACCTTCTGGGGTGGCATCCGCCCCTGCGTCAAGGCCGCCGGCGTGGCCGAGACGTTCCAGCTCGGGATCGCGGTGCACTCCTCCGGGGAGCTGGGCATCCAGCTGGCGACCATGCTGCACCTGGGAGCCGTCCTACCAAACCTCACGTTCGCTGCGGACGCCCACTACCACCACCTGCTCGACGACGTGATCACCGGCGGCAAGATGCCCTACACCGACGGCCGGATCACCGTGCCCAGCGCCCCAGGGCTGGGCGTGAGTCTCGACCGCGACAAGGTCGCGCAGTACTCCGAGCTGTACCGGGAGCTGGGTCCCTACGCCTACGACCGCGATCCCGGCAGACCGGACTGGTACCCCCTGCTGCCCAATGCCGACTTCGCCGACCCGCGCGTCACGGGCCGACCGGCCGCCCTGAGCAACAACTCCTACTGA